From Streptomyces sp. NBC_01460, a single genomic window includes:
- a CDS encoding IclR family transcriptional regulator, with protein sequence MGDRAGHAPIASVQHTFRLMEAVAAHEGGAPAHQLARQAGLPPDTARELLRALTQDGYLRVLEDGGYVLGDKLHGGHSAQDLVSRVRPALAALRNDVSAAAYLTFYEEGEIRIAEIVDGPKTPRVDLWVGFQDAGHATALGKCVLRELDADARGEYLSRHTLADLTPRTITHREELIRELEGSLPAPVVMDREEYDLGTVCVAVPVRSGEKLGSLGVSFRADRMYRTSQVRESLLSTAARVTRGLALGG encoded by the coding sequence ATGGGTGACCGAGCGGGCCACGCGCCCATAGCCTCTGTGCAGCACACGTTCCGCTTGATGGAAGCCGTGGCGGCGCACGAGGGCGGCGCGCCCGCGCATCAGCTGGCGCGGCAGGCGGGGCTGCCGCCGGACACGGCCCGGGAGCTGCTGCGGGCCCTCACACAGGACGGTTACCTCCGCGTGCTGGAGGACGGCGGCTACGTCCTGGGCGACAAGCTGCACGGCGGGCACTCCGCGCAGGACCTGGTGAGCAGGGTCCGCCCCGCACTGGCCGCCCTGCGCAACGACGTGTCGGCGGCGGCCTACCTCACCTTCTACGAGGAGGGCGAGATCCGGATCGCCGAGATCGTCGACGGCCCGAAGACACCCAGGGTCGACCTCTGGGTGGGATTCCAGGACGCCGGGCACGCCACGGCGCTCGGCAAGTGCGTGCTGCGCGAACTGGATGCCGACGCGCGCGGCGAGTACCTCTCGCGGCACACCCTCGCCGACCTCACGCCCCGCACCATCACGCACCGGGAGGAGCTGATCCGCGAGCTCGAGGGGTCGCTTCCGGCACCGGTGGTCATGGACCGGGAGGAGTACGACCTCGGCACGGTGTGCGTGGCGGTGCCCGTACGCAGCGGCGAGAAGCTCGGCTCGCTCGGCGTCTCCTTCCGGGCGGACCGGATGTACCGCACCAGTCAGGTCCGCGAGAGCCTGCTGTCGACGGCGGCCCGGGTGACCAGGGGCCTCGCCCTCGGCGGCTGA
- a CDS encoding TetR/AcrR family transcriptional regulator, translated as MGRWEPNARGRLAEAALELYSERGFEQTTVAEIAKRAGLTERTYFRHYADKREVLFGGTELRDLLVGAVAGVPEDTAPIDALAVGLDAVSEMFDDRREHARKRQAVITANAELQERELIKLDSLSAALADALRGRGVPEPAASLSAETGIAVFKVGFERWISEAEERAMSLVMRDVLDELKALTAGGRTS; from the coding sequence ATGGGTAGATGGGAGCCGAACGCGCGCGGGCGCCTGGCCGAGGCGGCGCTGGAGCTCTACAGCGAGCGCGGATTCGAGCAGACCACCGTCGCGGAGATCGCCAAGCGGGCCGGGCTCACCGAGCGGACCTACTTCCGGCACTACGCCGACAAGCGCGAGGTGCTCTTCGGCGGCACGGAGCTTCGGGACCTGCTGGTCGGGGCGGTGGCCGGCGTCCCGGAGGACACGGCCCCGATCGACGCGCTGGCGGTGGGCCTCGACGCGGTGTCGGAGATGTTCGACGACCGCCGGGAGCACGCCCGTAAGCGGCAGGCCGTGATCACCGCGAACGCCGAACTCCAGGAGCGCGAGCTGATCAAGCTCGATTCGCTGTCCGCCGCGCTCGCCGACGCCCTGCGCGGGCGCGGCGTTCCGGAGCCCGCCGCGAGCCTGAGCGCCGAAACGGGGATCGCCGTCTTCAAGGTCGGCTTCGAACGGTGGATCAGCGAGGCCGAGGAACGCGCGATGTCCCTGGTCATGCGGGACGTGCTGGACGAGCTGAAGGCCCTCACGGCCGGCGGTCGCACCTCGTAG
- a CDS encoding SDR family oxidoreductase: MRIFVTGASGWIGSAVVPELIGAGHQVVGLARSDSSAVALTEAGAEVVRGTVDDLGVLREAAAAADGVIHLAFKHDIAFSGDFLGAAEADRRAVDAFGDALAGTGRPFVIASGVAGLLPGRVATERDMPTIDGSPLSVRAATSQAVLALAPRGIRSSVVRLSPTCHGEGDNGFTAALVATARARGVSGYIGDGANRWPAVHRLDAARLFRLAVEKAPAGSVLHGVAEEGVAIRDIAGVIGRHLGVPVTSVDPSAAGEHFGWLAGFLGVDAPVSHALTGELLDWRPTRPGLLQDLEAGHYFDAPAVTA; encoded by the coding sequence ATGCGCATCTTCGTGACCGGCGCGTCCGGCTGGATCGGATCCGCCGTCGTCCCCGAGCTCATCGGCGCGGGCCACCAGGTGGTCGGGCTCGCCCGTTCCGACTCCTCCGCGGTCGCGCTCACCGAGGCCGGGGCGGAGGTGGTCCGGGGCACCGTCGACGACCTCGGCGTCCTGCGGGAAGCGGCCGCCGCGGCGGACGGGGTGATCCACCTGGCCTTCAAGCACGACATCGCCTTCTCGGGTGACTTCCTGGGTGCCGCGGAGGCCGACCGCCGTGCGGTCGACGCGTTCGGCGACGCACTGGCCGGCACCGGCCGCCCGTTCGTCATCGCGTCGGGCGTCGCCGGTCTCCTCCCCGGGCGGGTGGCGACCGAGCGGGACATGCCGACGATCGACGGCTCGCCGCTCTCGGTCCGGGCGGCCACGTCCCAGGCGGTGCTCGCCCTCGCCCCGCGCGGGATCCGCTCCTCCGTGGTGCGGCTCTCCCCCACCTGCCACGGTGAGGGGGACAACGGCTTCACTGCGGCCCTCGTCGCCACTGCCCGGGCCCGGGGGGTCTCGGGCTACATCGGGGACGGCGCCAACCGCTGGCCGGCGGTCCACCGTCTGGACGCCGCGCGGCTGTTCCGCCTCGCGGTCGAGAAGGCCCCCGCCGGGTCGGTGCTGCACGGCGTCGCGGAGGAGGGCGTCGCGATCCGCGACATCGCCGGGGTGATCGGCCGCCACCTCGGCGTGCCGGTGACCTCCGTGGACCCGTCCGCGGCGGGGGAGCACTTCGGGTGGCTGGCCGGCTTCCTGGGCGTGGACGCCCCGGTGTCGCACGCCCTCACCGGCGAACTGCTCGACTGGCGGCCGACCCGGCCGGGCCTGCTCCAGGACCTGGAGGCGGGCCACTACTTCGACGCCCCCGCCGTCACGGCCTGA
- a CDS encoding glyoxalase, which yields MTSLASVTLEVDDPTAAERFYADAFGLGTQLRVRAAEAPTTGFRGFTLSLTVSQPSTVNSLVDSALEAGATSVKPAAKSLWGYGGVVQAPDGTLWKIASSAKKDKGPATRQIDRFVLLLGVEDVIATKRFYVERGLTVGKSFGRKYVEFDTKPGPVSLGLYGRAALAKDAGVAPDGTGSHRIAIGSDIGPSTDPDGFTWEKASD from the coding sequence ATGACCTCCCTCGCATCCGTCACCCTCGAGGTGGACGACCCCACCGCCGCCGAACGCTTCTACGCCGACGCCTTCGGCCTGGGCACGCAGCTACGCGTACGGGCCGCGGAAGCCCCGACGACCGGGTTCCGCGGCTTCACGCTGTCGCTCACGGTCTCCCAGCCGTCCACCGTCAACAGCCTCGTCGACTCCGCCCTGGAAGCCGGCGCCACCTCCGTGAAGCCGGCCGCGAAGTCGCTCTGGGGCTACGGCGGCGTCGTACAGGCCCCGGACGGCACCCTCTGGAAGATCGCCTCCTCGGCGAAGAAGGACAAGGGGCCCGCCACCCGGCAGATCGACCGCTTCGTGCTCCTCCTGGGTGTCGAGGACGTGATCGCGACCAAGCGGTTCTACGTCGAACGCGGCCTCACCGTGGGCAAGAGCTTCGGCCGCAAGTACGTCGAGTTCGACACGAAGCCGGGCCCCGTCTCCCTGGGCCTCTACGGTCGCGCCGCCCTGGCCAAGGACGCAGGGGTCGCGCCCGACGGCACCGGATCGCACCGGATCGCGATCGGCAGCGACATCGGACCCTCCACCGACCCGGACGGCTTCACGTGGGAGAAGGCCTCGGACTGA
- a CDS encoding helix-turn-helix transcriptional regulator, which produces MTSRPSEAQHLRDLALLRRVRDRMDREYAQPLDVEALARGVNMSAGHLSRQFRLAYGESPYGYLMTRRIERAMALLRRGDLSVTEVCFAVGCSSLGTFSTRFTELVGMPPSTYRRQAASGAAGVPPCVAKQVTRPVRNREARPAEPPLA; this is translated from the coding sequence GTGACCAGCAGACCCTCCGAGGCGCAGCACCTGCGCGATCTGGCGCTGCTGCGCCGCGTCCGGGACCGGATGGACCGGGAGTACGCGCAGCCGTTGGACGTCGAGGCGCTCGCCCGGGGCGTGAACATGTCGGCCGGGCACCTCAGCCGCCAGTTCCGGCTCGCCTACGGCGAATCGCCGTACGGCTATCTCATGACCCGGCGCATCGAGCGCGCGATGGCACTGCTGCGCCGTGGTGACCTCAGCGTCACCGAGGTCTGCTTCGCGGTCGGCTGCTCCTCGCTGGGCACCTTCAGCACGCGGTTCACCGAACTGGTCGGCATGCCGCCCAGCACCTACCGGCGTCAGGCTGCGAGCGGGGCGGCGGGTGTCCCCCCGTGCGTGGCGAAACAGGTGACCAGACCGGTCAGGAATCGAGAAGCACGCCCTGCCGAACCGCCGCTAGCGTGA
- a CDS encoding VOC family protein: MDITIHTSVLPHDDPDAALAFYRDTLGFEVRSDVGSGTMRWITVGPAGQPGTSILLAPPAVDPGITEDERRTVVEMMAKGTYGWILLSTPDLDATFEKLQAGDAEVVQEPTLQPYGVRDCAFRDPAGNQIRIKEVR, translated from the coding sequence ATGGACATCACCATTCACACGAGCGTCCTCCCGCACGACGACCCGGACGCAGCCCTCGCCTTCTACCGCGACACCCTCGGTTTCGAGGTCCGCAGCGACGTCGGATCCGGCACGATGCGCTGGATCACGGTCGGCCCCGCCGGGCAGCCGGGTACCTCCATCCTCCTGGCACCGCCGGCCGTCGACCCGGGCATCACCGAGGACGAGCGCCGCACCGTCGTCGAGATGATGGCCAAGGGGACCTACGGCTGGATCCTCCTGTCCACCCCGGACCTGGACGCCACCTTCGAGAAGCTGCAGGCCGGCGACGCCGAGGTCGTCCAGGAGCCGACCCTGCAGCCGTACGGCGTGCGCGACTGCGCCTTCCGCGACCCGGCCGGCAACCAGATCCGCATCAAGGAAGTGCGCTGA
- a CDS encoding DUF4234 domain-containing protein gives MADTQPTTASVPGVQSPAGGVVEPTAAGAPDVRLSGLAMKRRGPVAVWLGLTLITFGIYQLVWYFKIHKELQEFDRRRPLSPGGSVLVLIFLGWTVIAPLISFNNTGKAIANAQRAAGLPVTCSPAASMWLAFVFGLNTWYMQRQLNLVVEAYPGAAPGTEVSLAA, from the coding sequence ATGGCTGACACTCAGCCCACCACCGCGTCCGTTCCGGGCGTCCAGAGTCCGGCCGGAGGCGTCGTCGAGCCGACCGCCGCCGGCGCGCCCGACGTCAGGCTGTCCGGTCTGGCCATGAAGCGCCGCGGCCCCGTCGCCGTGTGGCTCGGCCTGACCCTCATCACGTTCGGGATCTACCAGCTGGTCTGGTACTTCAAGATCCACAAGGAGCTGCAGGAGTTCGACCGGCGCAGGCCCCTGAGCCCGGGCGGCAGCGTGCTGGTCCTCATATTCCTGGGCTGGACCGTGATCGCTCCGCTGATCTCGTTCAACAACACCGGGAAGGCCATCGCGAACGCCCAGCGCGCGGCCGGCCTGCCGGTGACGTGCAGCCCTGCCGCGAGCATGTGGCTGGCGTTCGTCTTCGGCCTGAACACCTGGTACATGCAGCGCCAGCTCAACCTGGTCGTCGAGGCCTACCCGGGCGCCGCCCCGGGCACCGAGGTCTCGCTCGCGGCCTGA
- a CDS encoding PIN domain nuclease, translating to MSAAQFLIDTSALARFFRDDAEQYGWDQAATAGLIATCPVTELEFFYSARSAADRARGIEDMRLLFGWVPVDDRAYDRAWRVQELLTQRGQHRSAGAVDLVVAATAELQGLTLLHRDHDFECIAAITGQAMQWYGPVSGK from the coding sequence GTGAGCGCGGCGCAGTTCCTGATCGACACAAGTGCGCTCGCCCGATTCTTCCGCGACGACGCCGAACAGTACGGATGGGATCAGGCCGCCACAGCAGGGCTCATCGCGACCTGCCCCGTTACCGAGCTGGAGTTCTTCTACAGCGCCCGCTCCGCCGCCGACCGTGCGCGCGGCATCGAGGACATGCGGCTGCTGTTCGGCTGGGTGCCCGTCGATGACCGCGCGTACGACCGCGCCTGGCGGGTTCAGGAGCTGCTGACCCAACGCGGTCAGCACCGCAGTGCAGGAGCTGTTGACCTCGTCGTCGCCGCCACAGCGGAACTCCAGGGGTTGACCCTCCTGCACCGCGACCACGACTTCGAATGTATCGCCGCAATCACCGGTCAGGCCATGCAGTGGTACGGCCCGGTGTCCGGTAAATGA
- a CDS encoding type II toxin-antitoxin system VapB family antitoxin yields the protein MSRTVIDLDDELLADVAQALGTGTKKETVNTALREVLDNRRRALALTRLRAAAGEGAFDLNAFEEKRDYRR from the coding sequence GTGAGTCGAACAGTGATCGACCTGGACGACGAGCTGCTGGCCGACGTGGCTCAGGCGCTGGGGACCGGCACCAAGAAGGAGACCGTCAACACCGCTCTGCGCGAGGTGCTCGACAACCGCCGACGGGCTCTCGCTCTCACTCGGTTGCGGGCCGCAGCGGGCGAGGGCGCGTTCGATCTGAATGCCTTCGAGGAGAAAAGGGACTACCGGCGGTGA
- a CDS encoding DNA polymerase III subunit gamma and tau, whose product MSSLALYRRYRPESFAEVIGQEHVTDPLQQALRNNRVNHAYLFSGPRGCGKTTSARILARCLNCEQGPTPTPCGVCQSCQDLARNGPGSIDVIEIDAASHGGVDDARDLREKAFFGPASSRYKIYIIDEAHMVTPAGFNALLKVVEEPPEHLKFIFATTEPEKVIGTIRSRTHHYPFRLVPPGTLRGYLAEVCGKENSFVEDGVLPLVVRAGAGSVRDSMSVMDQLLAGAGDDGVTYAMATSLLGYTDGSLLDSVVDAFAAGDGAAAFEVVDRVIEGGNDPRRFVADLLERLRDLVILAAVPDAGEKGLIDAPADVVERMQAQASVFGAAELSRAADLVNEGLTEMRGATSPRLQVELICARVLLPAAFDDERSLQARLDRLERGASFAAAGPGPAVGYVPGPEAHGPGVGMPAGGVGGPAAARAAVRGEVPGGAPADAAPPVPVAAEPVAPPVAQQPQPAVEQAAPPAQEPPAPAGQRPGAWPAAAGAGSGGGEAARRPGGWPTASTPGSGVPQAPAPTPPPAPVRAAPAPAAAQAPAPGGQDMAQGAAQVRNMWPDILEAVKNRRRFTWILLSQNAQVTGFDGSTLQIGFLNAGARDTFSSSGSEEVLKQALAEQFNAKWRVDAVVDPSGGGGQPPQAGGGGGRPPAAPYQPPSAPSAPSYEPRPSAPVQQTPPPSPQPPPERSGRSEPSSYDRAAPEPPRNVAPEDDTAEADDPDLVDSALSGHDLIVRELGATVVEEFTNE is encoded by the coding sequence GTGTCGTCCCTTGCGCTGTACCGCCGCTATCGCCCCGAGTCGTTCGCCGAGGTCATCGGTCAGGAGCATGTCACTGACCCGCTGCAGCAGGCCCTGCGGAACAACCGGGTCAATCACGCGTACCTGTTCAGCGGGCCGCGAGGCTGTGGGAAGACGACCAGCGCGCGCATCCTCGCCCGCTGTCTGAACTGCGAGCAGGGGCCCACACCCACTCCCTGCGGTGTGTGCCAGTCCTGCCAGGACCTGGCGCGCAACGGGCCGGGGTCCATCGATGTCATCGAGATCGACGCCGCATCGCACGGTGGCGTGGACGACGCCCGTGACCTGCGGGAGAAGGCGTTCTTCGGGCCCGCGTCCAGCCGGTACAAGATCTACATCATCGACGAGGCGCACATGGTCACCCCGGCAGGGTTCAACGCCCTGCTGAAGGTGGTCGAGGAGCCGCCGGAGCACCTCAAGTTCATCTTCGCGACCACCGAGCCCGAGAAGGTCATCGGGACGATCCGGTCGCGTACGCACCACTACCCGTTCAGGCTGGTTCCCCCCGGGACGCTCCGCGGCTATCTCGCGGAGGTGTGCGGCAAGGAGAACAGCTTCGTCGAGGACGGTGTGCTGCCGCTCGTGGTGCGGGCCGGAGCGGGTTCCGTGCGTGACTCGATGTCCGTCATGGACCAGCTGCTGGCCGGCGCGGGCGACGACGGTGTGACATACGCCATGGCCACCTCGCTCCTCGGGTACACGGACGGGTCCCTGCTGGACTCCGTCGTCGACGCCTTCGCGGCCGGCGACGGGGCGGCGGCCTTCGAGGTCGTGGACCGGGTGATCGAGGGCGGCAACGACCCCCGCCGCTTCGTCGCCGACCTCCTGGAGCGGCTCCGTGACCTGGTGATCCTGGCCGCCGTGCCGGATGCCGGGGAGAAGGGGCTCATCGACGCGCCCGCCGATGTCGTCGAGCGGATGCAGGCCCAGGCGTCCGTGTTCGGCGCCGCCGAGCTCAGCCGTGCCGCCGACCTGGTCAACGAGGGGCTCACCGAGATGCGCGGGGCGACCTCGCCCCGGCTGCAGGTGGAGCTGATCTGTGCCCGGGTGCTGCTGCCCGCCGCCTTCGACGACGAGCGTTCGCTCCAGGCCAGGCTCGACCGGCTGGAGCGTGGGGCGTCCTTCGCCGCGGCCGGGCCCGGTCCCGCCGTGGGATACGTGCCGGGGCCCGAAGCCCATGGGCCCGGTGTCGGGATGCCCGCCGGGGGTGTCGGGGGTCCTGCCGCGGCCCGGGCGGCGGTCCGCGGTGAGGTGCCGGGCGGTGCCCCCGCCGATGCCGCCCCGCCCGTACCCGTGGCCGCGGAGCCCGTGGCCCCCCCGGTCGCCCAGCAGCCCCAGCCGGCCGTGGAGCAGGCAGCACCACCGGCCCAGGAGCCTCCGGCGCCCGCCGGTCAGCGCCCCGGAGCCTGGCCGGCCGCGGCCGGGGCCGGCAGCGGGGGTGGCGAGGCGGCGCGCCGGCCCGGCGGCTGGCCCACCGCGTCCACGCCCGGCAGCGGCGTGCCCCAGGCCCCCGCGCCCACGCCCCCTCCCGCCCCCGTCCGGGCCGCACCGGCCCCCGCAGCCGCACAGGCGCCCGCGCCGGGCGGACAGGACATGGCCCAGGGCGCCGCGCAGGTGCGGAACATGTGGCCCGACATCCTCGAGGCCGTGAAGAACCGGCGCCGGTTCACGTGGATCCTGCTCAGCCAGAACGCCCAGGTCACCGGCTTCGACGGCAGCACCCTGCAGATCGGCTTCCTCAACGCCGGTGCCCGTGACACGTTCTCGAGCAGCGGCAGCGAAGAGGTGCTCAAGCAGGCGCTCGCCGAGCAGTTCAACGCCAAGTGGCGGGTCGACGCGGTCGTCGACCCCTCGGGCGGCGGAGGTCAGCCCCCGCAGGCCGGTGGAGGCGGCGGCAGGCCTCCCGCCGCGCCGTACCAGCCCCCGTCGGCGCCCTCGGCCCCGTCGTACGAGCCCAGGCCCTCGGCCCCCGTCCAGCAGACACCGCCGCCCTCCCCGCAGCCCCCGCCGGAGCGGTCCGGGAGGTCCGAGCCGTCCTCGTACGACCGTGCGGCCCCGGAACCGCCGCGGAACGTCGCACCCGAGGACGACACCGCGGAGGCGGACGATCCCGACCTGGTCGACTCCGCGCTCTCCGGCCACGACCTGATCGTCCGCGAGCTGGGTGCGACGGTCGTCGAGGAATTCACTAACGAGTAG
- the purD gene encoding phosphoribosylamine--glycine ligase: MKVLVIGGGAREHALCRSLSLDPDVTALYCAPGNAGIAEVAELHPVDALDGDAVARLATELGAELVVVGPEAPLVAGVADAVRAAGIPCFGPSREAAQLEGSKAFAKDVMAGANVPTARSYVCTTPAEIDEALDAFGAPYVVKDDGLAAGKGVVVTDDVRAARAHALACDRVVIEEFLDGPEVSLFAITDGTTVLPLQPAQDFKRALDGDEGPNTGGMGAYSPLPWADPKLVDEVMQTVLQPTVDELRRRGTPFSGLLYAGLAITSRGVRVIEFNARFGDPETQVVLARLRTPLAGVLLGSANGTLDTVPALTWRDDAAVTVVIASHNYPDTPRTGDPIEGLADVEAQDAPHAFVLHAGTRQDGDAVVSAGGRVLSVTATGKDLTEARERAYTAVGRIRLDGSQHRTDIARKAADEA; the protein is encoded by the coding sequence GTGAAGGTCCTCGTCATCGGCGGCGGCGCCCGCGAACACGCCCTGTGCCGCTCTCTCTCCCTCGACCCCGATGTCACCGCTCTGTACTGCGCCCCCGGCAACGCCGGAATCGCAGAGGTGGCCGAACTGCACCCGGTCGACGCGCTCGACGGCGACGCCGTCGCGCGCCTCGCCACCGAGCTGGGCGCCGAGCTGGTGGTCGTCGGCCCGGAGGCACCGCTTGTCGCCGGTGTCGCCGACGCCGTGCGCGCGGCCGGCATCCCCTGCTTCGGCCCCTCGCGCGAGGCCGCCCAGCTCGAGGGCTCCAAGGCGTTCGCCAAGGACGTCATGGCCGGTGCCAACGTCCCGACCGCCCGCAGCTACGTCTGCACGACCCCCGCCGAGATCGACGAGGCGCTGGACGCCTTCGGCGCGCCGTACGTCGTGAAGGACGACGGCCTCGCGGCCGGCAAGGGCGTCGTGGTCACGGACGACGTCCGGGCCGCGCGTGCCCACGCCCTCGCCTGCGACCGCGTGGTCATCGAGGAGTTCCTCGACGGCCCCGAGGTGAGCCTCTTCGCGATCACCGACGGCACCACGGTGCTGCCGCTGCAGCCCGCCCAGGACTTCAAGCGCGCCCTGGACGGCGACGAGGGCCCGAACACCGGCGGCATGGGTGCCTATTCACCGCTCCCGTGGGCGGACCCGAAGCTGGTGGACGAGGTCATGCAGACCGTCCTGCAGCCGACCGTCGACGAGCTCCGCCGGCGCGGGACACCGTTCTCCGGCCTGCTGTACGCGGGCCTCGCGATCACCTCGCGCGGTGTCCGGGTCATCGAGTTCAACGCCCGCTTCGGCGACCCGGAGACGCAGGTCGTCCTGGCGCGGCTGAGGACGCCGCTGGCCGGTGTCCTGCTCGGCTCGGCCAACGGCACCCTGGACACCGTCCCCGCACTGACCTGGCGCGACGACGCCGCCGTCACCGTGGTCATCGCCTCCCACAACTATCCGGACACGCCCCGGACGGGAGACCCCATCGAGGGCCTCGCGGATGTCGAGGCACAGGATGCGCCGCACGCGTTCGTCCTGCACGCCGGCACCCGGCAGGACGGCGACGCCGTCGTCAGCGCCGGAGGGCGCGTCCTCTCGGTCACAGCGACCGGCAAGGACCTCACGGAGGCCAGGGAGCGCGCCTACACCGCGGTGGGCCGGATCCGGCTCGACGGCTCCCAGCACCGTACGGACATCGCCCGTAAGGCCGCCGACGAGGCCTGA
- a CDS encoding N,N-dimethylformamidase beta subunit family domain-containing protein: MGAEQIRRWESGALAHAVSDPFGQGPLPWLRGSENYFDDTGHVVPWYADPDLGRGGVGGGTRTADDVHQQIKGFVSPGAAAPGEAIDFHITVDPPQQFSVDVYRIGHYAGDGAAKITTSPRLSGIVQPGPMAAERTVSCHHWWLSWRLQIPSYWSVGAYVAVLTTADGHRSHVPFTVRDDRPADLLLLLPDVTWQAYNLYPEDGRTGASLYHAWDEQGRLLGEEDAAVTLSFDRPYAGAGLPLHVGHAYDFIRWAERYGYDLAYADARDLHAGRVDPSRYRGLVFPGHDEYWSVPMRRTTELARDTGTSLVFLSANTMYWQVGLGPSASGVPDRLLTCRKRRGPGKSALWREIDRPEQQLLGIQYAGRVPDPHPLVVRNASHWLWEATGAAEGDEIDGLVAGEADRYFPRTALPDHESRMLLAHSPYADGDGATRHQETSLYRAPSGALVFASGTFAWSPALDRPGHVDSRIQRATANLLDRICKRD; encoded by the coding sequence ATGGGGGCGGAGCAGATCCGGCGATGGGAATCGGGTGCCCTCGCGCACGCCGTCAGCGACCCCTTCGGGCAGGGCCCGCTGCCCTGGCTGCGAGGCAGCGAGAACTACTTCGACGACACCGGTCACGTCGTCCCCTGGTACGCCGACCCCGACCTCGGCCGCGGCGGGGTCGGAGGCGGCACGCGGACCGCCGACGACGTGCACCAGCAGATCAAGGGCTTCGTGTCCCCCGGCGCGGCGGCGCCCGGTGAGGCGATCGACTTCCACATCACCGTGGACCCGCCCCAGCAGTTCTCCGTGGACGTCTACCGCATCGGGCACTACGCGGGCGACGGCGCCGCCAAGATCACCACCAGTCCGCGTCTCTCCGGCATCGTCCAGCCGGGGCCGATGGCCGCGGAGCGGACGGTCTCCTGCCATCACTGGTGGCTCTCCTGGCGGTTGCAGATCCCCAGCTACTGGTCGGTCGGCGCCTATGTCGCCGTGCTCACCACCGCCGACGGCCACCGCTCGCACGTCCCCTTCACCGTCCGCGACGACCGCCCGGCGGACCTGCTGCTCCTGCTCCCGGACGTGACCTGGCAGGCCTACAACCTGTACCCGGAGGACGGCCGCACCGGCGCGAGCCTCTACCACGCCTGGGACGAGCAGGGCAGGCTGCTCGGCGAGGAGGACGCCGCCGTCACCCTCTCCTTCGACCGCCCCTACGCGGGCGCGGGCCTGCCCCTCCACGTCGGCCACGCCTACGACTTCATCCGCTGGGCCGAGCGCTACGGCTACGACCTCGCGTACGCCGACGCCCGCGACCTGCACGCCGGGCGTGTGGACCCCAGCCGCTACCGGGGCCTCGTCTTCCCCGGCCACGACGAGTACTGGTCGGTGCCGATGCGGCGTACGACCGAGCTCGCCAGGGACACCGGCACCTCGCTCGTCTTCCTCTCGGCCAACACCATGTACTGGCAGGTCGGCCTCGGTCCGTCGGCCTCCGGCGTCCCCGACCGCCTGCTCACCTGCCGCAAGCGCCGAGGCCCCGGCAAGTCCGCGCTCTGGCGCGAGATCGACCGCCCCGAGCAGCAGCTCCTCGGCATCCAGTACGCCGGCCGGGTCCCCGACCCCCACCCCCTGGTCGTGCGGAACGCCTCGCACTGGCTCTGGGAGGCCACCGGCGCGGCCGAGGGCGACGAGATCGACGGGCTGGTCGCCGGCGAGGCAGACCGGTACTTCCCGCGTACGGCGCTGCCCGATCACGAGAGCCGCATGCTGCTGGCGCACTCCCCGTACGCCGACGGCGACGGGGCCACCCGGCACCAGGAGACCTCGCTGTACCGCGCCCCGTCGGGTGCGCTCGTCTTCGCCTCGGGCACCTTCGCCTGGTCCCCGGCGCTGGACCGCCCCGGCCACGTCGACTCCCGTATCCAGAGGGCCACGGCCAACCTGCTCGACCGGATCTGCAAGCGCGACTGA